ACGTCCTTCTCCGTGCCGCGGTACTTGTAGAAAACCGTCATCCGGATGTCCAGGAGCCGGGTGGTGAGGCGCGTCCGGTCGATCTTGAGGTCGTCGACCTCCCGCAGCACCAGGTCGGCCCGCCAGTGGAAATGCTCGTTCCAGGCCCCCGACAGGTGCCCGGCCTGGTAGACCTCCTCGGAGGCCAGCAGTTCGTTCATCTTGTTCTGGGCGTACTGCATGGCCTGGTGGGACATGTCCCGGCGCTCCATGCTGCGGAACGAGAGGGCGATCACCTGGAAGACGGAACCGAAGGTCAGGCCGAGGAGCACCACGGCCACCATCACCTCGATGAGGGTGAAGCCCGCCGCCGGTAAAGCTGCGCGGCCGTCCCGCCGCCCGGAGCCCGTCATGGTTTGAACACCTCGTCTTTGAACCCTTCGTCGCTGGACTTGAAGATCCGGGTCACGCCCGTCAGGACGTCCGTCTTGAGCCGGAACTCCCTCCCGGCTTTCTGCTTGAGGACCAGGGCCACCCCGGAACACCGCCCGTCCGGGTAGAACCAGACCAGCGGCATCCGCTCCTGTTCCGCCTGGTCCTCGTCCTCGGGCTGGTCGCCCTCGACCTCGTCCGGCTGGCGGTCGACGACGACCCGGGGGATCTCGATGTCCTCGGCGAGGACCAGTTTCTGAACCTCGGAGCCGTCCTCCTTGAGCAGCCGCAGCGACCGGGCCCCCGGCTCGATGAGGACGCCCATGGCCACCTGCTCGCTGAGGGCCCGGTTCTTGGCCAGCTTCAGGAAGGTGGCCACTTCCCGGGCCGACGCGTCCACCCGGGCCTGGTCGTACATCCGTCGGACCTCCGGGAAAGCCAGCACCCCCGCGATGGCCATCAGGATGAGGACCACCATGATCTCGATGAGGGTGAAGCCCGACCGGGCGATCTTCATGTCGTCACTCCCAGGAGTTGATGTCGTCGTTGGTCCCCGCCTGGCCGTCAGGCCCCTTGGAGCTGATGTCGTAGTCGGTGTTGTGGTCGCCGGGCGACTTGTAGATGTAGTCGTTGGTCCAGGGGTCCTTGGGGATCTTCTTCTTGTCCAGGTAGCCGTTCTGTTCGAAGTTGGTGTTGTTGGGATCGGGGTTCTCGATCAGGGCCTTGAGGCCCTCGTCGGAGGAGGGGTAGCGCCCCATGTCGGCCCGGAACGCCTCCAGCGCGGCCTTGAGGGCGGTGATCTGCTGCTTGGCCGCCTGGATGGAGCCTTTCTTCGTGAAGAGACCCGTCCGGGGGATGACAATGGCGGCGATGAGGCCCAGGATGATCAGGACCACCATCAGCTCGATCAGGCTGAAACCCTTGCGGTTCATCTTGTTTTCCGTCGAGTGGATCTTGCTGTTCATTGCTGTCTCCCTACGCGATTTTCGCACCGGTCATGTGGGGATATCGCCGATGCTGAAGATGGAATTGACCATGGTGAGGACGATGGCGCCGACCATCACGCCCATCAGGAGGATCAGGAAGGGCTCGAGGAGGTTGATGAGACGCTTGATCTCCACGCGGACCTCCTTCTCGAACACGTCGGCGGCCTGGAGCATCATCGCCGAGAGGTTGCCGGTCTCCTCGCCCACCTCGATGAGGTGCAGGGCCAGGGGCGGGAAGATCCCGGTCTTCTTCATGGGCCCCGTGAGCCCCTCGCCTTTCTTGACCCCGCTCTTGATGGGCTCCAGGGCGTTGGCGACCACCTGGTTCCGGACGACCTCCTTCACCAGGGTGAGGGCGCTGACCATGGGGACCGCGCTCTGCAGCAGGGTGCCCAGGGTCCGGCTGAAACGGGCCACCTCGATCCGGTTCATCAGTTTGCCGAAGAGCGGGAGCTTGAGGACCTTCTCGTCCCAGACGCGGCGCCCCTTGGGGGACACCCGGAACTGCCAGGCGGAGATCCCGAGGACGATGAAGACGGCCAGGAACGCCCACCACCAGGACGACGCGAAGTTGCTGATTCCCAGGAGAAACTGCATGGCCATGGGGACCGGCATGGTGGTGCCGTCGAAGACCGAGGCGAACTTCGGGATGACGAAGAAGAACATCACCAGGACCGAGACCACCATCATGAGCACCACGATGCAGGGGTAGATCAGGGCGGAGACGAGGTAGGACCGGAGTTCCTCCGTCCGTTCCAGGTAAGCCGTCAGCTCGGAGAGGACCTGCGGGATGATCCCCCCGGCCTCGCCCGCCTTCATCATGTTGACGTAGACCTTGGGGAAGGCCTCGGGGTGCTCGGCCATGGCGTCGGAGAGCGACTTCCCGCCCTTGATCTTCTTGATGATGTCGTGGACGATCTCCCGGAAGACCGTTTTCTCCGACAGCTCCTCCAGGATCATCAGGCTGCGGTCAAGCGGGAGGCCGGAGCGCAGCAGGGTGTTGAGTTCCCCCGTGAAGTGGAGCAGGTCCTTGACCTTGACCTTCTTCTTCTGGCCGAAGCGGAAGCCGAACGCCGACTCCTGCGCGTCCTTCCCCGCGGAGACCCGGATGGGGAAGTAGCCGAGGTCCTGCAGCTTGCCGAGGACGGCCCGCTCGTTCTCCGCGTCGAGGGAACCCTCGACCGCCTTGCCCTCGGGCGTCACCGCTTTGTAGGAATATTCCGCCATGGGTACCTCTGGTTTCCTTTTTCCCGTGTCCTCAGGTTTCCTGCGTGACGCGGAGCACTTCCGCCAGGGTGGTGGCGCCCTGGAGGACCTTGTGGAAGCCGTCCTCCTGGAGCGTCCGCATCCCCTGCTCGACGGCCGTCTTCCGGATCTCCGACGCCGGGGCGTTGGTGACGGTGAGGTGCCGGATCTCCTCGGTCATGGGCATCATCTCGAAGATGCCGATCCGTCCCCGGTACCCCGTCTTGGAGCACGTGGGACACCCCTTCCCCGAGTAGAACACCGCGTCGGGGGGGAAACCGAACTGCTTCAGCAGCCGGGCCTCGGGCCGGTAGGCCTCCTTGCAGTCGTCGCAGATCACGCGCACCAGGCGCTGGGCCAGAACGCCCAGGATGGACGAGGCCAGCAGGTAGTCCTCGGCGCCCATGTCCACGAGGCGGGTGATGGCGCCCGGCGCGTCGTTGGTGTGCAGGGTCGAGAAGACCAGGTGCCCGGTGAGGGCGGCCCGGATGGCGATCTCCGCCGTCTCGAGGTCGCGGATCTCGCCCACCATGATGACGTCGGGGTCCTGGCGGACGATGGAGCGCAAACCGCTGGCGAACGTCAGCCCGATCTGGGGGTTGACGTGGATCTGGTTGACCCCCTCGATCTGGTACTCGACCGGGTCCTCGATGGTGATGATCTTCTTGTCGGGCAGGTTGATCCGGCTCAGGCAGCAGTAGAGGCTCGTGGACTTGCCGCTCCCGGTGGGGCCCGTCACCAGGAACATGCCGTAGGGGCGGTGGATGAGGTCGTCCACCATCCGCATGATGTCGGGCTGGAAGCCGAGCTTCGTCATCTCGTACTGGCGGGAGGTCCCCTTGTCGAGGATGCGCAGGACCACGCTCTCGCCGTAGAGCGTGGGGAGGGTGGAGACGCGGAGGTCGATCTCCTTCCCCAGCAGGCGCAGCTTGATCCGGCCGTCCTGGGGGAGGCGCCGCTCGGCGATGTTGAGCTTGGACATCAGCTTGATGCGCGAGATGATGGCCGCCTTGAGCTGCTTCGGCGGGGACTCGATGTCGTGGAGGATCCCGTCGATGCGGAACCGGACCTTGAACTCCTTCTCGAAGGGCTCCACGTGGATGTCGCTGGCGCCGACCTCCACCGCCTTCTGCATGAAGAGGTTGACCAGGCGGATGACCGGGGCTTCCGAGGCGAGGTCCTTGAGGTGCTCGATGTCGGCGTTCTCGCCCAGCATGTCCATGTCGTCGCCCTGGAAGCCGTCCATGATGCGCTCGACGTCGGTGCCGCCGGTCCCGTAGAGTTTCTCCACCAGGTCGGAGATTTCCGCCTCCCCGGCGAGGTAGGTCTTGATCTCGTGCTGCGTCAGCTGGCGGATGGTGTTCACCAGGGCGTAGTCGTTGGGGTAGACGCAGGCGATGCTCAGGAGTCCCTCGTCGAAGTGGATGGGGACGAACTTGTTGAATTTCATGAAGTTAAGACTGAAGGCATCCTCGATGACCGGCACGGCGGGGATCATCTCCGGGTTGAGGAGCGGGATCTCCAGCTGCAGGCTCAGCTCCCTGAGCAGGTCCTTCTCGGAGATGTACCCCAGGCTGACCAGGATCTTGCCGAGCTTTTCGCCCTGGGGGTTCTCCTTCTGCAGGTTGAGGGCCGTCCTGAGGTTCTCGGGGGAGATCATCTCCTTCTCGAGCAGGATCTCGCCGATCAAACGCTTCTGCTTGATTTCGGATAGTTTAATAATCAATGAACTTCACCCTGCGCTTGAATTGATCGAAAGTCGGTCTCTGCCCCGAACCGCCATTCGCCAGGTCCGCTTTCTGGATGGTCAGGATCATGACGCGTTTGGGAGAATCATCCCGACCGGTGGGCAGATTCAGAACGTGGGTGATTATACAGATTCTCGCGTTCGAAGACAATTGGGATATTGCATTCCCGTTCTGCCAGAGGGTGTAGAGCAGGCTTTGCTTCAACTGGGCCAGCGTGCGGCGGTTCTCGGTGGCGACGGCCTTGCTGTCCCGGGCCATGGGCTGGGTCCCCGCGAAGAGGATGAACCCCCGCCCCAGGTTGACCGTCAACTGGAATACCACGCCGTAGTTTTCCACGTAGGCGCCCTGGGTCTTTTCCGTCAGGAACATGGGGTGGGGGATGGCCTGCCGGATGGCGGCGTCCAGGGCGGTCTCGAACTGGCCGCACTCGGTCTTCATGCGAAAGAGGTCCACCGACGGGCTGCCCGGCTTCCAGGGGGACTGCGCCGGAAGGGGAGCGGGCGCCGCCAGGGACACCAGCAGGAGGGCCGCCGGCAGGAGAGCGACGGCGGGGGGCCGGGGGGTCGGGCGCTTCCTCATTGGGTCACCCCGGTGTGCTTCTCCCAGCGGGAGGGCCCGTCCGGTTCCCTCAGCGCGACGGGGAGAGGGCTCGCGCTCGCGGGGGCGGCCGGGGCGAACCCGACCCCCTCGCCCTGGACGCCCCTCGACGCCCCCTTGCGGGCCTCGAGCTGCTGGTAGACGTTCTGGATCAGGTCGAGGGTCCGCTGCAACTGGCGTTCCTCGCTCTCGGCGATCATCTGGTTGACGACCACGTAAGCCTTCTGGATCTGGTTCTCCTCGATGGAGTCCGCCAGGCGCCTCAGCTGATCCTCCTGGCGGGAGGCGCCGTCTTCGGGGCCCCCGCCCCCGATCCGCACTTCCAGGGCACCGTTGGAAAAGCGGATCGAGGTCTTCATCACCAGGAGCCCGGCCAGCAGGCAGACGGCGACGGCCGCCGCCACGG
This is a stretch of genomic DNA from Acidobacteriota bacterium. It encodes these proteins:
- a CDS encoding type II secretion system protein produces the protein MTGSGRRDGRAALPAAGFTLIEVMVAVVLLGLTFGSVFQVIALSFRSMERRDMSHQAMQYAQNKMNELLASEEVYQAGHLSGAWNEHFHWRADLVLREVDDLKIDRTRLTTRLLDIRMTVFYKYRGTEKDVRLFCTKVVPKPKIGQRGYLGG
- a CDS encoding prepilin-type N-terminal cleavage/methylation domain-containing protein encodes the protein MKIARSGFTLIEIMVVLILMAIAGVLAFPEVRRMYDQARVDASAREVATFLKLAKNRALSEQVAMGVLIEPGARSLRLLKEDGSEVQKLVLAEDIEIPRVVVDRQPDEVEGDQPEDEDQAEQERMPLVWFYPDGRCSGVALVLKQKAGREFRLKTDVLTGVTRIFKSSDEGFKDEVFKP
- the gspG gene encoding type II secretion system major pseudopilin GspG, translating into MNRKGFSLIELMVVLIILGLIAAIVIPRTGLFTKKGSIQAAKQQITALKAALEAFRADMGRYPSSDEGLKALIENPDPNNTNFEQNGYLDKKKIPKDPWTNDYIYKSPGDHNTDYDISSKGPDGQAGTNDDINSWE
- a CDS encoding type II secretion system F family protein yields the protein MAEYSYKAVTPEGKAVEGSLDAENERAVLGKLQDLGYFPIRVSAGKDAQESAFGFRFGQKKKVKVKDLLHFTGELNTLLRSGLPLDRSLMILEELSEKTVFREIVHDIIKKIKGGKSLSDAMAEHPEAFPKVYVNMMKAGEAGGIIPQVLSELTAYLERTEELRSYLVSALIYPCIVVLMMVVSVLVMFFFVIPKFASVFDGTTMPVPMAMQFLLGISNFASSWWWAFLAVFIVLGISAWQFRVSPKGRRVWDEKVLKLPLFGKLMNRIEVARFSRTLGTLLQSAVPMVSALTLVKEVVRNQVVANALEPIKSGVKKGEGLTGPMKKTGIFPPLALHLIEVGEETGNLSAMMLQAADVFEKEVRVEIKRLINLLEPFLILLMGVMVGAIVLTMVNSIFSIGDIPT
- the gspE gene encoding type II secretion system ATPase GspE gives rise to the protein MISPENLRTALNLQKENPQGEKLGKILVSLGYISEKDLLRELSLQLEIPLLNPEMIPAVPVIEDAFSLNFMKFNKFVPIHFDEGLLSIACVYPNDYALVNTIRQLTQHEIKTYLAGEAEISDLVEKLYGTGGTDVERIMDGFQGDDMDMLGENADIEHLKDLASEAPVIRLVNLFMQKAVEVGASDIHVEPFEKEFKVRFRIDGILHDIESPPKQLKAAIISRIKLMSKLNIAERRLPQDGRIKLRLLGKEIDLRVSTLPTLYGESVVLRILDKGTSRQYEMTKLGFQPDIMRMVDDLIHRPYGMFLVTGPTGSGKSTSLYCCLSRINLPDKKIITIEDPVEYQIEGVNQIHVNPQIGLTFASGLRSIVRQDPDVIMVGEIRDLETAEIAIRAALTGHLVFSTLHTNDAPGAITRLVDMGAEDYLLASSILGVLAQRLVRVICDDCKEAYRPEARLLKQFGFPPDAVFYSGKGCPTCSKTGYRGRIGIFEMMPMTEEIRHLTVTNAPASEIRKTAVEQGMRTLQEDGFHKVLQGATTLAEVLRVTQET
- a CDS encoding zf-HC2 domain-containing protein produces the protein MNCREFGTLLMDLVYDEIDPGASAAAREHAAGCEACRARLEAVRGTRECLRTLDEPLPDVAFVALPGADPSPARVAAFPPRRRRWAAVAAAVAVCLLAGLLVMKTSIRFSNGALEVRIGGGGPEDGASRQEDQLRRLADSIEENQIQKAYVVVNQMIAESEERQLQRTLDLIQNVYQQLEARKGASRGVQGEGVGFAPAAPASASPLPVALREPDGPSRWEKHTGVTQ